The Procambarus clarkii isolate CNS0578487 chromosome 56, FALCON_Pclarkii_2.0, whole genome shotgun sequence genome includes a region encoding these proteins:
- the LOC138353190 gene encoding uncharacterized protein, which translates to MLDSILTITKTFSGKIAKLEHRPSFGESIRQERAHPAAGRCCGSVLRVGAAGRCCGSVLRVSAAGNASCSPPGSDIAIPSLDIVTKSAGIGVKFEEPFFFILIVTVYGKDYSVTVYDKDYSVTVYGKDYSVTVYGKDYSVTVYDKEYSVTVYDKDYSVTVYDKDYSVTVYDKDYSVTVYDKDYSVTVYDKDYSVTVYDKDYSVTVYDKDYSVTVYGKDYSVTVYDKDYSVTVYDKDYSVTVYDKDYSVTVYDKDYSVTVYDKDYSVTVYGKDYSVTVYDKDYSVTVYDKDYSVTVYGKDYSVTVYGKDYSVTVYDKDYSVTVYDKDYSVTVYDKDYSVTVYDKDYSVTVYDKDYSVTVYGKDYSVTVYDKDYSVTVYDKDYSVTVYGKDYSVTVYGKDYSVTVYDKDYSVTVYDKDYSVTVYGKDYSVTVYDKDYSVTVYDKDYSVTVYGKDYSVTVYDKDYSVTVYDKDYSVTVYDKDYSVTVYDKDYSVTVYDKDYSVTVYGKDYSVTVYDKDYSVTVYDKDYSVTVYDKDYSVTVYDKDYSVTVYDKDYSVTVYGKDYSVTVYGKDYSVTVYDKDYSVTVYDKDYSVTVYDKDYSVTVYDKDYSVTVYGKDYSVTVYDKDYSVTVYDKDYSVTVYGKDYSVTVYGKDYSVTVYDTPITMTLKHISSLCGTS; encoded by the exons ATGTTGGACAGTATTTTAACAATTACCAAGACATTTTCGGGCAAAATTGCTAAGCTTGAGCATCGACCATCTTTTGGCGAGAGCATCCGCCAGGAGAGAGCTCATCCTGCTGCGGGTCGGTGCTGCGGGTCGGTGCTGCGGGTCGGTGCTGCGGGTCGGTGCTGCGGGTCGGTGCTGCGGGTCAGTGCTGCGG GAAATGCTTCATGCAGCCCCCCGGGGTCAGATATTGCAATCCCATCATTAGATATTGTAACCAAGTCAGCAGGTATTGGTGTGAAGTTCGAGGAGCCATTTTTCTTCATATTGAT TGTGACAGTGTATGGCAAGGATTACAGTGTGACAGTGTATGACAAGGATTACAGTGTGACAGTGTATGGCAAGGATTACAGTGTGACAGTGTATGGCAAGGATTACAGTGTGACAGTGTATGACAAGGAGTACAGTGTGACAGTGTATGACAAGGATTACAGTGTGACAGTGTATGACAAGGATTACAGTGTGACAGTCTATGACAAGGATTACAGTGTGACAGTCTATGACAAGGATTACAGTGTGACAGTGTATGACAAGGATTACAGTGTGACAGTGTATGACAAGGATTACAGTGTGACAGTGTATGACAAGGATTACAGTGTGACAGTGTATGGCAAGGATTACAGTGTGACAGTGTATGACAAGGATTACAGTGTGACAGTGTATGACAAGGATTACAGTGTGACAGTCTATGACAAGGATTACAGTGTGACAGTGTATGACAAGGATTACAGTGTGACAGTCTATGACAAGGATTACAGTGTGACAGTGTATGGCAAGGATTACAGTGTGACAGTCTATGACAAGGATTACAGTGTGACAGTGTATGACAAGGATTACAGTGTGACAGTGTATGGCAAGGATTACAGTGTGACAGTGTATGGCAAGGATTACAGTGTGACAGTGTATGACAAGGATTACAGTGTGACAGTGTATGACAAGGATTACAGTGTGACAGTCTATGACAAGGATTACAGTGTGACAGTGTATGACAAGGATTACAGTGTGACAGTCTATGACAAGGATTACAGTGTGACAGTGTATGGCAAGGATTACAGTGTGACAGTCTATGACAAGGATTACAGTGTGACAGTGTATGACAAGGATTACAGTGTGACAGTGTATGGCAAGGATTACAGTGTGACAGTGTATGGCAAGGATTACAGTGTGACAGTGTATGACAAGGATTACAGTGTGACAGTGTATGACAAGGATTACAGTGTGACAGTGTATGGCAAGGATTACAGTGTGACAGTGTATGACAAGGATTACAGTGTGACAGTCTATGACAAGGATTACAGTGTGACAGTGTATGGCAAGGATTACAGTGTGACAGTGTATGACAAGGATTACAGTGTGACAGTCTATGACAAGGATTACAGTGTGACAGTCTATGACAAGGATTACAGTGTGACAGTGTATGACAAGGATTACAGTGTGACAGTCTATGACAAGGATTACAGTGTGACAGTGTATGGCAAGGATTACAGTGTGACAGTGTATGACAAGGATTACAGTGTGACAGTCTATGACAAGGATTACAGTGTGACAGTCTATGACAAGGATTACAGTGTAACAGTGTATGACAAGGATTACAGTGTGACAGTCTATGACAAGGATTACAGTGTGACAGTGTATGGCAAGGATTACAGTGTGACAGTGTATGGCAAGGATTACAGTGTGACAGTGTATGACAAGGATTACAGTGTGACAGTCTATGACAAGGATTACAGTGTGACAGTCTATGACAAGGATTACAGTGTGACAGTCTATGACAAGGATTACAGTGTGACAGTGTATGGCAAGGATTACAGTGTGACAGTCTATGACAAGGATTACAGTGTGACAGTCTATGACAAGGATTACAGTGTGACAGTGTATGGCAAGGATTACAGTGTGACAGTGTATGGCAAGGATTACAGTGTGACAGTCTATGACACACCAATAACTATGACTCTAAAACACATAAGTTCTCTTTGTGGAACAAGTTAA